TCCACGATCTGCTCGCGAGACAAGGGCGGGCGTGTCGTGTTTTTTCCGGTTGGGTCGCCGATCATTCCAGTGAAATCGCCGATCAGGAAAAAAACCCGGTGGCCGTATTCCTGGAATTGCCAAAGCTTGTTCAACAGTACGGTATGTCCGAGATGCAGATCGGGCGCGGTCGGATCGAAACCGGCTTTGACGCGCAGCGGCTGGCCCGAACCAATTTTTTGCCTGAATTCCTCTTCCACCAGGAGCTCGTCCGCGCCGCGTTTTATGCTGTCGATCTGCCGGCTCAAATCTTTGTAGTTTTCAGGTTTCACAATGCGGAATCAAGCATTTAGGGTTTGCCGAGTCCCGAAAGTCTGTTAAGCTCATATTGACATCAAGGTTTTTTACAACTCTTCCAAAGATGTTCAATCGAAAAAACACGATTTTAGCGCATAAACCTTCACCACTTCGTCAAAGAAGCGTGCGCCATTATCGACTCGCGGCGCTGGTTGGTTTGCCGCTTTTTGGGGTGGTCGCCGCTTTCGGGATTGCGCCCAACACGCAGGTCGATCACGTGCCGGTGCATACGGTTATCAGGAGTCTGAGCCTGCCGGAAACGATGGTGGTAGACCAAGGCAGTGAAGAATTCTGGCGTGAAGAAAGACTTGACCGGGGCGACACGGTCGCCGGCTTGCTCGCCCGTCTGCATGTGCATGACTCGGAGGCGATCAACTATCTGCGCAACGCGAAGGGCGCGCGATCACTCTACCAGTTGAAGCCGGGCAAGACCGTGCAGGCCAAAACCACGATCAAAGGCAATCTCCTGGCGCTGCGCTATGTGGAGAATGACAGCGAACTCGTCGTGATCGAGAAAGACGAGTCTGAGTTCACCATCGAGCGGCTGCCGCTCGAACTCGAGTCGCGCTTGCTCGTTGAAACGGGCGAGATCGACAGCTCGCTGTTCGCTGCGACCGACGCTGCCGATCTTCCGGATAGCGTTGCCATACAGCTCGCTGATATTTTCTCCGGCGATGTGGATTTTCACAAGGATTTACGAAAAGGCGACCGCTTCACCGTTGTGTACGAAGCTCTTTATCACCACGGTGAGCCCGTCAAGATCGGCCGCATACACGCTGCGGAATTTTTGAACGGGGACGACGTTTACCGCGCGATCTATTTCGAGGATGAGCGCGGTAACGGTGGATACTACACCCCTGAAGGAAAGAACTCGCGCAAATCCTTTCTGCGCTCGCCGCTCGAGTTTTCGCGTATCAGCTCGGGTTTCAGTAAAGGTCGCTTCCATCCGGTGTTGCAATCATGGCGAGCGCACAAAGGCATCGATTACGCTGCGCCGACCGGTAGCAAAGTCCGCGCGACCGCCGACGGGAAGGTGGCATTCGCCGGTCGCCAGGGAGGCTACGGCAACGTCATCATGCTCGAGCATGAGGACAAATACACGACGGTTTACGGGCACCTTTCGCGTTTTGCGAAAGATGTGAATGCGGGAGACAAGGTCGAGCAGGGGCAGGTCATCGGCTATGTCGGCAGCACCGGTCTTGCCACCGGCCCCCATCTGCATTACGAATTCCGCGTCGGCAGCGAGCAGCGCAATCCACTGCGAATGACGATTCCTGACGCCAATCCCATTGCGCCAGGTACGCGGGCGGCCTTCCATCAGATCGCCAAGCCCTTGCTTCAGCGCCTCACGCTGTTGCGTGAAACGACGGTTGCTGCCTTGGAGTAACGACTTCAATTCCGCCAAATGGTATAGCGGAGCGGTTTGAAGAAGCGAGGGCTGTCGGGCCGGGTTTGGCTTGGCGAACGCAATCATTGCCGGCGAGCAGGGTTAGCACACCGCCCGATTCTTGGATCTGTCCTTATGGTCCCGGCGAGCCTCGCCTCAGGCTGAGAAAGACGAACCGCATCCGCAAGTTGAAGTCGCCTGAGGGTTCTTGATTACGAACTGCGCGCCCTCCAAGCCTTCCTGGTAGTCGATTTCCGCGCCCACCAGATACTGAAAGCTCATCGGATCGATCAAAAGCGTCACGCCGTTTTTTTCCATTGCGGTGTCGTCTTCATTCACGGCTTCATCGAACGTGAAGCCGTACTGGAACCCCGAGCAACCGCCCCCGGTAACGAATACGCGCAATTTAAGTTCTGAATTGCCCTCTTCATCGATCAGTTGCCTGACCTTGGCCGCGGCGCTGTCGGTAAATATCAAAGGGACTTCCGTCATAGCATTCATTGAGGCTCCTGCCGGTATGGGTGGTGGGTGGAGAAACGACTAGGATTCCAGACCCGATGCTGATTTGAAGGACACGATTTTATCCGAAGTCTCGTCACTGTGCACGAGCTTGCCTTGAACCACTGCGCCCTGCTGAATCTCCATGCTCTTGTAACAAACATTGCCTGTGACATTGGCCTTTACCTGCAGTTCAACGTACTCGGAAGCGTGAATAGAGCCGAGCACCGCGCCATTGATGACGACATTGGACACGCGGATTTCACCCTCGATCCTGCCGAGCTCACTCAGGACCAAAGTCGCCATGCTGCCATCAGCGACGGTCACATTACCCTTGACGCAACCATCGATCCGCAAGCCGCCGCTAAAATTGATATTGCCCTCTATCGTTGTTCCGGCGCCGATCAGGCAATCGATACGGCTTTGCGTCTTTTTTGCTTTCTTCTGAAACATGAGGACCTCGCTCAGGAAAGGTTAACGGTTTCCGTCAGTCGAGCCTCCGCTGCGCCTTTTTCGAAGATCCTCACTTGCAGGCTGTCGACTACAGAATCAGGAGATACCTTGAAGCTGCCTTCAATCCGCTGATAAAATTTGAAGTTCAGGTCTTGCGATTTGTCGTTTTCGACCGGAATCGCCATCACGACTTTCTTGCCATCCTGTTGCAAGCTCACGATGAATTTCACGCTGCCTTGAAAATCGCGCAATCGTTGCCCGCTTTGTGTCAGCAGCAAACGATATCGATATTCTCCGGGAAGCGTCTCGCGTTCCACCTTGAAGCGGTTCACGTTAATGCTGGAATCCTTGCCCGGAGGCGACATCAATGCCTTGAATACGGCAATATCCTCCTTGAGTACGGCATTTTCCAGCGCCACCGTCCTTACCTGCTTCGCCAAATCGCTCGCAGTCGCCCGCTCGACCTCCAGGTTGCGTTCAAACGCGGCTGCAGTATGACGTAGTTTTTCGTTTTCATCGGTTAGGCGCCGGGAGGTTTCGCTGACGTCAGTCATGGCGTTGAGCGGTTCGATCCGGACGGGGCTGCCGAATTGTCGGCCGATTACGAAAGAACCCCAAATCAAGCCCGTATTCACGGAAATAAGGAAGACGAATATCGTCCAGCGCAAATACCAGGGATAGCGTGCGCGTACCGCGACGTGGCGAGCAGAAATTCCAAAGCGTTGTTTAAGCGCTCGCATCATGGGACCGCTCGCATCATGTGACGGGTATCAATTCCAAACCCGTAATCTCGGGCAGACCGTAGAGTAGGTTCATGTTCTGCACCGCTTGGCCGGCAGCGCCCTTAGTCAAATTGTCTATCACGGATAGCACGACGACTACCTTCCCATCCTGAGGCTGATGTACGGCGATACGGCACATATTGGCTCCGCGCACCGAACGTGTCTCAGGGTGGCTTCCAGCCGGCATTACGTCAACAAAATGTTCATTAGCATAACGCCTTTCGTACACTTCTTGCAAATCTACTTTAACTTTGATTCGCGCATATAAACTGGCATGAATGCCGCGTATCATCGGCGTCAGGTGTGGCAAAAACGTCACGCTTACGGGCTTGGCGGAAACGCTGCTCAACCCCTGCGAAATTTCAGGCAGATGACGATGGCCGCCTGCGGCATAGGCTTTGAAATTTTCCGCCGCCTCACCGAACAGAGTGTGCAACTCTGCTTTGCGACCAGCGCCGCTTACCCCTGACTTGCAATCGGCAATCAGAAAATCCGCGTCAACCAGGCCGGCTTCGAGCAGGGGCAAAAAACCGAGCTGAACCGCGGTCGGATAACAACCCGGATTGGCGATCAGACGTGCGGTGCGAATCTTTTCGCGATTGAATTCAGGCAAACCGTAGACAGCTTCCGCCAACAAGTCGGGGCAGGCGTGGGGCATTCCGTACCATCGCTGCCACTCTTCGGCATCCTGCAAGCGGAAGTCGGCCGCGAGGTCGATAATGCGGACGCCGCGATCGAGCAGCGGCCTGACGCGCTGCATGCTGATTCCGTTAGGCGCAGCAAAGAATACCAGATCGCATTCCTCAAGCTTCGCCTCATGCGGAGCGGAGAACGAGAGATCGGATACCCCGCGCAGACTGGGGAAGATCGCATCAATGCGGATTCCGGCTTCCCCGCGCGAGGTGATAGCTG
This region of Burkholderiales bacterium genomic DNA includes:
- a CDS encoding M23 family metallopeptidase; this translates as MFNRKNTILAHKPSPLRQRSVRHYRLAALVGLPLFGVVAAFGIAPNTQVDHVPVHTVIRSLSLPETMVVDQGSEEFWREERLDRGDTVAGLLARLHVHDSEAINYLRNAKGARSLYQLKPGKTVQAKTTIKGNLLALRYVENDSELVVIEKDESEFTIERLPLELESRLLVETGEIDSSLFAATDAADLPDSVAIQLADIFSGDVDFHKDLRKGDRFTVVYEALYHHGEPVKIGRIHAAEFLNGDDVYRAIYFEDERGNGGYYTPEGKNSRKSFLRSPLEFSRISSGFSKGRFHPVLQSWRAHKGIDYAAPTGSKVRATADGKVAFAGRQGGYGNVIMLEHEDKYTTVYGHLSRFAKDVNAGDKVEQGQVIGYVGSTGLATGPHLHYEFRVGSEQRNPLRMTIPDANPIAPGTRAAFHQIAKPLLQRLTLLRETTVAALE
- the erpA gene encoding iron-sulfur cluster insertion protein ErpA, translated to MNAMTEVPLIFTDSAAAKVRQLIDEEGNSELKLRVFVTGGGCSGFQYGFTFDEAVNEDDTAMEKNGVTLLIDPMSFQYLVGAEIDYQEGLEGAQFVIKNPQATSTCGCGSSFSA
- a CDS encoding polymer-forming cytoskeletal protein: MFQKKAKKTQSRIDCLIGAGTTIEGNINFSGGLRIDGCVKGNVTVADGSMATLVLSELGRIEGEIRVSNVVINGAVLGSIHASEYVELQVKANVTGNVCYKSMEIQQGAVVQGKLVHSDETSDKIVSFKSASGLES
- a CDS encoding N-acetyl-gamma-glutamyl-phosphate reductase, whose protein sequence is MKTSKIKIGIVGGTGYTGIELIRLLARHPNADMTAITSRGEAGIRIDAIFPSLRGVSDLSFSAPHEAKLEECDLVFFAAPNGISMQRVRPLLDRGVRIIDLAADFRLQDAEEWQRWYGMPHACPDLLAEAVYGLPEFNREKIRTARLIANPGCYPTAVQLGFLPLLEAGLVDADFLIADCKSGVSGAGRKAELHTLFGEAAENFKAYAAGGHRHLPEISQGLSSVSAKPVSVTFLPHLTPMIRGIHASLYARIKVKVDLQEVYERRYANEHFVDVMPAGSHPETRSVRGANMCRIAVHQPQDGKVVVVLSVIDNLTKGAAGQAVQNMNLLYGLPEITGLELIPVT